The genome window TTTATTGATCAACAATCAATAAATGAATGATAATTCCGGTTATTATCGCCGGGAAATCGATACATTCCCAAATATCATATTTTGTAGAGACGCCCGATTCGGGCGTCTCCCCATTGTGCCGAAAATGAAATTTTATATTGAGACGCCCAAATTGGGCGTCTCTACATTGTGCCGAAAATGAAATTTTATATTGAGACGCCCGATTCGGGCGTCTCTACATCATTTAAAAAAATGGATTGTCATCAAAAATCGGCATTTACAATGTATTTTTGAAAAAAGAATGCTCTTATGGATAACACAAGAATCTTCAAAACCCCTTTTGCGAACATTTATCCGCTATATATTCAGAAGGTTGAAAGGAAGGGGCACACAAAAGCTGAAGTATTTTTGATCCTTTTGTCTTTACTGACTGTAGTGCTTCCGGGATGTAAAAAGAATGAAGCCACTCCGGAGATTATTACGCCAAAAAAGTGGCATATTCTGTCGAGTCAGCCCAATGTTTTCTTAAGCTCGGTCAGCTTTCTCAATTCAAATATAGGTTTCGCGGTAGGTTCATATTTGGATGATGAGGGATTATTTTTACATGGAATGATCTTTAAAACATCTGATGAAGGGGTAAATTGGGTTGTTACTTCCCCCGATACCCTGCATGATTTATTTACAGTGTTTTTCACAGATACTTTAACCGGGTATGCAGCGGGTACAAACTGTATTATCAAAACAAGTAATGGGGGCAAAGATTGGATTACCATTCTTGAAGACACAGAAATACACTTAATTTCAATGTATTTTCCAGATAAGAATACCGGATTTGCTGTTGGATTATTCGGTGAGATATTAAAAACCACCAATGCCGGAGAAAGCTGGGAATACCAGCAATCAGAGACCCGGTGTCAGCTGACTTCCGTATGGTTTACTGATAATCAGACAGGATATATAGTAGGGTACTGGAACCAGGACCCGGACCTATATGGAATCATGCTTAAAACTAAAGACGGGGGTGCAACCTGGGATTCTATTCCCCTGCCTGCCCGTTATACACCTGCTTCAATTACATTCACCACTCCTACAGTAGGTTACATTACAGGTGGCAATTCTGTTCTGAAGACCACTGACGCAGGCCGGAACTGGGAAATTATCTTTACCAACCCATATGGAGGGTTACAATCTGCCTCATTTATCCGTAATTCCCCTTCCGGTTTTGTGGTGGGTCAAAATGGGGCAATATTTAAAACGGTGGATGCAGGTGTGAACTGGTCGCGGATGGAAGGTGCAACTACTCATTCGCTGAATTCTGTTTTTATGGTAAACTATGATCTGGCATA of Bacteroidales bacterium contains these proteins:
- a CDS encoding DUF2200 family protein yields the protein MDNTRIFKTPFANIYPLYIQKVERKGHTKAEVFLILLSLLTVVLPGCKKNEATPEIITPKKWHILSSQPNVFLSSVSFLNSNIGFAVGSYLDDEGLFLHGMIFKTSDEGVNWVVTSPDTLHDLFTVFFTDTLTGYAAGTNCIIKTSNGGKDWITILEDTEIHLISMYFPDKNTGFAVGLFGEILKTTNAGESWEYQQSETRCQLTSVWFTDNQTGYIVGYWNQDPDLYGIMLKTKDGGATWDSIPLPARYTPASITFTTPTVGYITGGNSVLKTTDAGRNWEIIFTNPYGGLQSASFIRNSPSGFVVGQNGAIFKTVDAGVNWSRMEGATTHSLNSVFMVNYDLAYATAFDGFTNMGTLLKWK